The following nucleotide sequence is from Borrelia sp. A-FGy1.
ATAGCTCTTAAAATATATAAGTACCATTTTAGCAATAATTTAAAAAAGCTTAAAACTATTAAACTATTTATATATTAAAATTATATATTCTTTATCCAATTATATAATTCATTTACTATTTTACTGTAATTAGATTCAGCTACATAAATAACCCATTTTTATTCAAGTAAACTTTTAACTTCATTGTTATTATCACAATAAACTAATACTAATATATTTTTACAATGATCTAAATTATTATTTTAATATTTCAAAAGCTAAAATAGTATTAAATCCATTTGCAACATAAAATATATTTTCAATTTTCAAAAGAAATTTCTATTTTACTTTTTGTAGCTACTTCATTAATCTTATCATAAAATATTTATTAAAATCAAAAATTATACTTATTTTACTGTATACATACAAAATACACTGCTTAAATACTATTTTCTGAAACTTTACTATTCAAATTCTTATATCAAAATTCTCATAAAAGGATAAAAACACTATTTAACTATAAATTTGAAAATCCAAATTTTAGCAATATAAGTAAAAATTTATATCCCCCCTATCCCTTAAAGCATCTGACTAAACCTACTTTAAGCAATATAAATTTCGATTTAATTGATATCTTTATCTAAGTTTATATATTTTCTCAAATAATTCAATGACACAACATCTACAAATTCAAGAAATTTTAACCCTGAAAACTTAAATTATTATTTAAGTATTTAAAATATTTTCTTTAATATATTATAATTGCTAATGGAATAATTTATTTATATGTCATTTCATCATATATCATTAAAATCAAATATTCAAACTATTCTTTCTTTCTTATTCATAAACAAAAATTAATTTAAATTAACACTAAGTTGTATTAAAATATATATATTCAATATAGTAATACAAAAAAATAAATAGAATGTTTATGATAGATACAATTAATATAGTTCAAATAAAAGATACTCTTTCTAGAGTATTAGATATAAGCTTAATAAGTATTTTAGTTTATTATATATATAAAAACCTAGTTAATTCTTATTCTGTAAGCTTACTTAAAGGGATGATAATAATTGCATCTATTGGAATTATTTCTTATTATTTCAATTTACACACTATAAACTGGCTATTAAACTACATAGCCAATATACTTCCTATTGCAATGCTTATATTATTTAATCAAGAAATAAAAAAAATAATAATGCAAATTGGGAATTTCAACTTATCTTTTAAACTTGCAAACAGAAAAGAAGAAACTATTAAAACTATTTCTGAGATCATCAAAGCAATTAAACACTTATCAGAAAACAAATCCGGCAGCCTAATCTGCATTGAAAAAAAAATACAGTTAGAGCAAATAATAAATAAAGGAATAAAACTAGATTCGATCGTATCTAATGAAATCTTAATATCTATTTTTGACTATGAAACACCTCTACACGACGGAGCTGTCATTATCAGCAATAATAAAATCGTTTATGCTGGATCTTTCCTGCCTCTATCTAATATTGAATCTATTAGCAAAACTTTTGGAACAAGACACAGAGCAGGCCTTGGAATCTCAGAAAGCTCAGATGCAATAACAATAATAACCTCTGAAGAAACTGGATCTATATCACTCACAAGCAATGGAAAACTAGAGTATAATTTAAGTTTAAATGAAATTAGAAAAAAATTAAATCTTACATTAATAGAATGAATATAAACAAAAAAATTAAAAATATAACAAAATTTTTTTTTGAAGATTGGCAAAATAAATCCATTTCTATTTTAATAGCTATTGTAATGTTTATAACATTTTACTTAAATAATATAGAATCAATTACAATAGAAAAAGAATTTAAAATTTTACTAAAAGATGAAATCACATTAGGTAAAATTCCTGATTTCACAAAAATATTACTTACAATAAAAATTAATAAAGAAAATTTAAAATACTTAGATCTTGATCGTGTAATATTATTCGTCGAAGCTACAAACATAAAAGAAGCAGGGAAATATGAACTTCCAATAAAAATCAAAAACCTTAATTCTATCCCTATCTCTGAATACAGTCTTTCAAAAAAAACAATTTCACTAAATCTTGATAAAAAAACCTCAAAATTAGTCAAAGTTGAGCCTAAATTTACACTAATTGAAAAAGAAAACAAAGGAGAATATTTTATTGCTAAATATAATATTTCACCTGAAAAATTAACAATATATGGTCCTGAAAAAGTAATACAAACAATTAATACAATTAAAACTGAAATAAAAGAATTTGACACAAGAACAATATTTATATCAGAATATCTTGAAGTAGTATCTCCAGATCCACTTATAACACTTGATAAAAGTCATGTAATAGTAACTATTACATTAAGCAAAAAATATACACACACAACAATAAAAAATCCCAATTTGATTTTCAATAATCTTAAAAATGGATTAGAAATAAAAAATAAAGACAAAATTTTAAATCCAGAAAACGAAATGTTTATTAAAATAAGAAGCAGACTATCAGAGAAAATAATTAAAATGCATATAGATAACAAAAATATCAATTTTAATCTAGATTTAAGTCATATCGAAATCCCTGGCATTTACAATGTTAATGCAGATATAATTTTTAAAAACAATACTCACGGTATAGAGGTTTATGAACAAGAACCCAAAACAATAAGACTAGAGGTAATTCAAAGTGAACAATAAAAATAAAACTATGAAATCAATAGGATGTGATATAATACAAATTATAAGACTTAGCAGTTTCTTAAAAAATAAAAAAAAATTAGAGAGATTTTTTACACAAAGAGAAATTGAAAATTTAGAAATGAAAGGAAAAGGATTTT
It contains:
- the cdaA gene encoding diadenylate cyclase CdaA, with translation MIDTINIVQIKDTLSRVLDISLISILVYYIYKNLVNSYSVSLLKGMIIIASIGIISYYFNLHTINWLLNYIANILPIAMLILFNQEIKKIIMQIGNFNLSFKLANRKEETIKTISEIIKAIKHLSENKSGSLICIEKKIQLEQIINKGIKLDSIVSNEILISIFDYETPLHDGAVIISNNKIVYAGSFLPLSNIESISKTFGTRHRAGLGISESSDAITIITSEETGSISLTSNGKLEYNLSLNEIRKKLNLTLIE
- a CDS encoding YbbR-like domain-containing protein encodes the protein MNINKKIKNITKFFFEDWQNKSISILIAIVMFITFYLNNIESITIEKEFKILLKDEITLGKIPDFTKILLTIKINKENLKYLDLDRVILFVEATNIKEAGKYELPIKIKNLNSIPISEYSLSKKTISLNLDKKTSKLVKVEPKFTLIEKENKGEYFIAKYNISPEKLTIYGPEKVIQTINTIKTEIKEFDTRTIFISEYLEVVSPDPLITLDKSHVIVTITLSKKYTHTTIKNPNLIFNNLKNGLEIKNKDKILNPENEMFIKIRSRLSEKIIKMHIDNKNINFNLDLSHIEIPGIYNVNADIIFKNNTHGIEVYEQEPKTIRLEVIQSEQ